The following are encoded in a window of Scophthalmus maximus strain ysfricsl-2021 chromosome 6, ASM2237912v1, whole genome shotgun sequence genomic DNA:
- the tamm41 gene encoding phosphatidate cytidylyltransferase, mitochondrial isoform X1, producing MTLPALHNTGVIYRRILSQFPQDISLAFAYGSGVFKQQGTSQGQMEKNMLDFVVAVDDPVTWHTMNLLQNRKHYSILKLLGPTKIASIQNDHGAAVYYNTLVPVDGRIIKYGVISTDSIIDDLLHWKNMYVAGRLHKPVKMLVHSENGKLRAALVANLKSAVTASFLMLPESFTEEDLFLQIAGLSYAGDFRMVIGEDKSKVANIVKDNIQHFRILYSNILRDCPQVVYKSQQGKLEVDKSPEGQFVQLMALPRTLQQRITKLVDPPGKNRDVEEILLQVAQDPDCGAVVQQGISSIVKSSSITQSVKGIATAGLWKTVSYSSKKLMKMWKGWRRKPSVSHMS from the exons ATGACTCTTCCAGCTCTGCACAACACCGGCGTGATTTACCGAAGGATTCTCTCACAGTTTCCCCAGGACATCAGCCTGGCTTTTGCCTATGGGTCTGGCGTTTTCAAGCAGCAGGGGACCAGCCAAGGTCAAATGGAG AAGAACATGCTGGACTTTGTGGTCGCGGTGGACGACCCGGTGACGTGGCACACCATGAATCTGCTGCAGAACCGCAAACACTACTCCATCCTCAAGCTGCTGGGGCCCACGAAGATCGCCTCCATACAGAATGATCACGGGGCTGCGGTGTACTACAACACACTAGTGCCTGTGGATGGGAGG atCATCAAATATGGAGTGATTAGTACAGATTCAATAATAGATGACTTGTTGCACTGGAAGAACATGTACGTTGCTGGACGCCTTCACAAACCA GTGAAAATGCTGGTGCACAGTGAGAATGGTAAGCTCCGTGCCGCATTGGTGGCAAACCTGAAGAGCGCCGTGACGGCCTCCTTCCTCATGCTTCCAGAGAGCTTCACCGAGGAAGACCTTTTCCTGCAGATAGCTGGCCTTTCTTATGCAG GGGATTTTAGGATGGTGATTGGAGAAGACAAATCCAAGGTGGCGAATATTGTCAAAGACAACATTCAGCACTTCAGGATTCTGTACAGCAACATCCTGCGTGACTGTCCTCAGGTTGTCTACAAATCTCAGCAAGGGAAACTTGAG GTAGACAAAAGCCCAGAGGGCCAGTTTGTCCAGCTGATGGCATTGCCGCGCACCCTCCAGCAAAGGATCACCAAGCTGGTCGACCCTCCGGGCAAGAACCGAGACGTGGAGGAGATCCTACTGCAGGTGGCTCAGGACCCGGACTGTGGAGCTGTCGTACAGCAAG GAATCTCATCTATCGTGAAATCCTCCAGTATAACGCAGAGTGTCAAAGGCATCGCTACAGCTG gcttGTGGAAGACGGTGTCGTACAGCTCCAAGAAACTAATGAAAATGTGGaagggctggaggaggaagccGTCCGTGTCCCACATGTCCTGA
- the tamm41 gene encoding phosphatidate cytidylyltransferase, mitochondrial isoform X2: MLVHSENGKLRAALVANLKSAVTASFLMLPESFTEEDLFLQIAGLSYAGDFRMVIGEDKSKVANIVKDNIQHFRILYSNILRDCPQVVYKSQQGKLEVDKSPEGQFVQLMALPRTLQQRITKLVDPPGKNRDVEEILLQVAQDPDCGAVVQQGISSIVKSSSITQSVKGIATAGLWKTVSYSSKKLMKMWKGWRRKPSVSHMS, translated from the exons ATGCTGGTGCACAGTGAGAATGGTAAGCTCCGTGCCGCATTGGTGGCAAACCTGAAGAGCGCCGTGACGGCCTCCTTCCTCATGCTTCCAGAGAGCTTCACCGAGGAAGACCTTTTCCTGCAGATAGCTGGCCTTTCTTATGCAG GGGATTTTAGGATGGTGATTGGAGAAGACAAATCCAAGGTGGCGAATATTGTCAAAGACAACATTCAGCACTTCAGGATTCTGTACAGCAACATCCTGCGTGACTGTCCTCAGGTTGTCTACAAATCTCAGCAAGGGAAACTTGAG GTAGACAAAAGCCCAGAGGGCCAGTTTGTCCAGCTGATGGCATTGCCGCGCACCCTCCAGCAAAGGATCACCAAGCTGGTCGACCCTCCGGGCAAGAACCGAGACGTGGAGGAGATCCTACTGCAGGTGGCTCAGGACCCGGACTGTGGAGCTGTCGTACAGCAAG GAATCTCATCTATCGTGAAATCCTCCAGTATAACGCAGAGTGTCAAAGGCATCGCTACAGCTG gcttGTGGAAGACGGTGTCGTACAGCTCCAAGAAACTAATGAAAATGTGGaagggctggaggaggaagccGTCCGTGTCCCACATGTCCTGA